The nucleotide sequence TCTTCTCACCCAGAGAGTTTCACCATAAGGGTTATATTTAATTGTGGCATAATCATAAAAAGTTCCTGAACCAAAACTGGCACCAGTGACATAAACATTACCTTCATTATCAACTGTAATTGCATTAGCATAATCAATAATATTTGACGGACCATTATAGGTTTTAATCCATTGGACTTCACCATTGGAATTATATTTGATTGTGACATAGTCGAAGTCAGTTGATAAGTTTTCGCAAACGCCTGTGACATAAACATTGCCTAACATATCCACGCAGATATCAGAACCAGCATCATATCGATTAGCACTACCATTATATCTTTGCGACCATTGTTGAATACCTTGAGCATTATACTTAACTGTAACGATGTCATAATCTGTGCCTAAACCATAACTTTCACCGGTCACATAAACATTACCCCAGCCATCTACTGTCATTGCATAAGGATAGTCGTTAGCATTGCCTGAGCCATTATATCTTGATACCCACAATCTTTCGCCATTGGAGTTATATTTAATTGTGGCATAGTCAAAATAAGTGCCCGAACCTTCACTGGCGCCTGTAATATAGAGATTATTTGCATTATCGATGACAAGACGAGTTGCTTCATCGTAACTGTGAGTCTGACCATTACATTGACTTACCCACTGTTGTGTGCCGTTAGTATTATATTTAAGAGTGATAAAGTCTTCATAACTCCCTACACCCAAACTCGTGCCCGTGACATAGACACTGCCACTATTATCAACCACAATCGAACTGGCATCATCGCCTCCATTGCCTGTTCCATTATATCGTTGTGTCCATTGCTGAACACCAAGTGCATTATATTTAATTGTGGTATAATCATAAGCAGTGCCTGTGCTCCAACTCGTTCCAGTAACATAAACATTATTAGAAACATCGACAAAGATTGCCTTAGGAAAATCGATACCATTACCTGTGCCGTTATATCTCTGTAGCCAAAGTTGAGTTCCTGTCGAATTGTATTTAATCGTAACATAATCATAATTTGTAGTATAACTGAAACTTTCGCCTGTGACATAGACATTGCCGTAATTATCAACCGCTAAAGCATTAGCGCAGTCATCGTCATTATCTGGTCCATCATATCTTCGCACCCATTGCTCAACACCATTAGTATTATATTTAATCGTAGCAAAATCGAAATAAGTTCCGAAACCAAAACTTTCGCCTGTTACATAAACATTACCCGCACCATCAACTTTAATCGAGTAGGCCTTATCATCACCTTCAGCCAAACCATCATATCTTTGAATCCATTGGAGAATACCTTGAGCATTATACTTAATCGTGGCAAAATCAAAATCACCTTCAACACCTTGACTTTCACCTGTGACATAGACATTACCTAAAGCATCGACCGCAATGGCGTTAGCACAATCGGCTTCATTGTCAGGACCATCATATCTTTGCGACCATTGCTCAACACCATTAGTATTATATTTGACCACAAAATAATCATAAAAACTATTTCCACCATCGCTTTCACCGGCAATATAGACATTGCCGATATTATCCAGAGTCAAAGCATAAGCAAAATCACCGCCGCCAATCGGCCCATCATACCGCGCGATCCATTGTTCCAAACCTTGTGCGTTATATTTAATTGTGACACAATCAAAGTCTGTATGCGCACTAAAACTTTCACCTGTGACATAAACATTGCCTAAAGCATCCACCGCAATCGCATAAGGATAGTCGCGGTCATTGGCTGTGCCGTTGTATCTTCTGGTCCATAAAGTTTCTCCCGAAGGATTAATCTTAATTGTCAGATAATCCATAAGCCGACCACTTCCGGTCCAGCCTGTGACATAAACATTGCCCCAATTATCGATGGCAATTGCAGTTGCTCCATCTTTACTATTAATCAATTCATCATATCTTCTTGTCCAGATTGTATCCGGTTGCGCCCAAAGCAATTTAACAAAAACCAGAAAAAAGAAGAATGTTCTTTTAATAGAATTCATATTTTAAGATAATATTATTAGAGTTATTGCTTAAGTCAAGATATTCCAAATTAGGCAAACATCAAAAAATTGCTCTGAAAAAGTGTCCCTGAACTTACAAAAGATTGAGCATATTCTGTGATTT is from candidate division WOR-3 bacterium and encodes:
- a CDS encoding SBBP repeat-containing protein yields the protein MNSIKRTFFFFLVFVKLLWAQPDTIWTRRYDELINSKDGATAIAIDNWGNVYVTGWTGSGRLMDYLTIKINPSGETLWTRRYNGTANDRDYPYAIAVDALGNVYVTGESFSAHTDFDCVTIKYNAQGLEQWIARYDGPIGGGDFAYALTLDNIGNVYIAGESDGGNSFYDYFVVKYNTNGVEQWSQRYDGPDNEADCANAIAVDALGNVYVTGESQGVEGDFDFATIKYNAQGILQWIQRYDGLAEGDDKAYSIKVDGAGNVYVTGESFGFGTYFDFATIKYNTNGVEQWVRRYDGPDNDDDCANALAVDNYGNVYVTGESFSYTTNYDYVTIKYNSTGTQLWLQRYNGTGNGIDFPKAIFVDVSNNVYVTGTSWSTGTAYDYTTIKYNALGVQQWTQRYNGTGNGGDDASSIVVDNSGSVYVTGTSLGVGSYEDFITLKYNTNGTQQWVSQCNGQTHSYDEATRLVIDNANNLYITGASEGSGTYFDYATIKYNSNGERLWVSRYNGSGNANDYPYAMTVDGWGNVYVTGESYGLGTDYDIVTVKYNAQGIQQWSQRYNGSANRYDAGSDICVDMLGNVYVTGVCENLSTDFDYVTIKYNSNGEVQWIKTYNGPSNIIDYANAITVDNEGNVYVTGASFGSGTFYDYATIKYNPYGETLWVRRYNGPGNYSDGAFAIAVDNQGNVYVTGRSWGSGTNRDIATIKYNRDGTQEWVQRYNGLINGEDGAYALAVDLQGNVYVSGYSYSISTNKDFATTKYRVDSFEQWPQEQNRLSSISTNKDFVTIKYSAEGTQQWVQRYDGYGYDDEACDIKVDYFSNAYVTGTSYNPTSNFDYVTIKYSSDGNQLWLHRFNDAGNLDDKAVSLALDAMNNIYITGKSYGLGTSYDYFTIKYTQTSALEQTRTLFDIQDVNLKACPNPFRERTAITYSLFQTENVSLTIYDIAGQLVKTLVKGKQPLGNYQFYWNGTDEKNQKVSAGIYFYLWQTEKDIKCKKILMLK